One genomic window of Eptesicus fuscus isolate TK198812 chromosome 6, DD_ASM_mEF_20220401, whole genome shotgun sequence includes the following:
- the LOC129149555 gene encoding olfactory receptor 1361-like: MGQHCLDMANQTQVSEFVLLGLSEQPRQQQVLLGLSCSLYLIGCLGNLLTILAIVSDPHLHSPMYFFLSNLSLLDVCFTSTTIPKMLLNHLRGLTTISSSACLVQMYFFLAFGTADSFLLSAMAYDRYLAICRPLHYLTIMSMLRCALLVAVPWILANIISMVHTILMTRLSFYTSRIPHFFCDINALIKLSCSDTHVNEMLVLVLVGSGVLVPFVCIMASYTPIAVAVWKVPSARGKWKAFSTCGSHLCVVSLFYGTVIGVYFNPASTHTTPRDMAATVMYTMVTPMLNPFIYSLRNRDLRGALRKLLSHNHLAKPL; this comes from the exons ATGGGTCAA CACTGCCTGGACATGGCCAATCAGACCCAGGTCTCTGAGTTCGTCCTCCTCGGCCTTTCTGAGCAGCCCCGGCAGCAGCAGGTGCTCTTGGGGCTCTCCTGCAGCCTGTATCTGATTGGTTGCCTGGGGAACCTGCTCACCATCCTGGCCATCGTCTCAGACCCTCACCTGCACAgccccatgtacttcttcctcagcAACTTATCTCTACTCGACGTCTgcttcacctccaccaccatccccaAGATGCTGCTGAACCACCTGCGCGGGCtcaccaccatctcctcctccgcGTGCCTGGTCCAGATGTATTTCTTCCTCGCCTTTGGGACAGCCGACAGCTTCCTCCTCTCGGCCATGGCTTATGACCGCTACCTGGCCATCTGCCGCCCGCTGCACTACCTGACAATCATGAGCATGCTGCGGTGTGCCTTGCTGGTGGCCGTACCTTGGATCTTGGCCAACATCATCTCCATGGTCCACACTATTCTGATGACCCGGTTGTCCTTTTACACCAGTAGGATCCCACACTTCTTCTGTGACATTAATGCCTTAATCAAGCTCTCCTGCTCTGACACGCACGTCAATGAGATGCTGGTATTGGTACTTGTGGGTTCCGGGGTTCTGGTGCCTTTTGTGTGCATCATGGCCTCTTACACTCCCATCGCTGTGGCTGTGTGGAAGGTGCCCTCGGCCCGGGGGAAGTGGAAAGCGTTCTCCACCTGTGGCTCTCACCTTTGTGTCGTCTCTCTCTTCTACGGGACTGTCATTGGGGTCTACTTCAACCCTGCAtccacacacaccacccccaggGACATGGCGGCCACAGTGATGTACACCATGGTgacccccatgctgaaccccttcatctacagcctGCGGAACCGCGATCTGAGGGGCGCCCTCAGGAAACTTCTCAGCCACAACCACTTGGCTAAGCCTCTGTGA